A window of the Polaribacter batillariae genome harbors these coding sequences:
- a CDS encoding sulfatase family protein, with amino-acid sequence MKIKDLITFLILILTFVSCKTPNKEKHQKKSTKRPNILFMMSDDHAYQAISAYSNKLIKTPNIDRIANEGILFTNACVTNSICAPSRATILTGKHSHINGKINNIMPFDSTQVTFPQLFQEAGYTTAMFGKLHFGNNPKGIDDFMILPGQGHYINPDFISQKGDTTITGYVTDIITDLTLNWLDKKRDKEKPFMLMYLHKAPHRAWWPSPEKFKEFSQRTFPEPATLFDDYNNRGLAAKTAKMNIRDQMLSYDNKVFPEAIEEIGMTNNNARNKNYFKRADFSRLNPKQKSMYKPILDSITQDFKMHWPTMSNQEKMSWQYQRYIQDYLACVSSVDDNVGRVLDYLDENGLAENTIVIYTSDQGFYLGEHGWFDKRFIYNESFKTPLLIRWPNQITAGTTNDEMVQNLDFAQTFLEAAQIKTPNDMQGESLMPLLKGNTLQWNRESVYYHYYEYPGGHSVKRHYGIVTKEYKLAHFYYDIDEWELYDRIKDPQEMTNVYNNPAYASIVAKLHKKLDKLRLKYKDSPKLDQKYIGIAK; translated from the coding sequence ATGAAAATAAAAGACTTAATAACCTTTTTAATTTTGATTTTGACCTTTGTTTCCTGTAAAACACCTAATAAAGAAAAGCATCAAAAGAAGTCAACTAAAAGACCAAACATTTTATTTATGATGTCTGATGACCATGCTTATCAGGCAATTAGCGCATACTCAAATAAGCTAATAAAAACTCCAAATATCGATCGAATCGCTAACGAAGGCATATTATTTACCAATGCATGCGTTACCAACTCCATTTGTGCACCATCAAGAGCAACCATTCTTACAGGAAAACATTCGCATATCAATGGCAAAATTAACAATATAATGCCTTTCGATTCCACACAAGTTACTTTCCCGCAATTATTTCAAGAAGCAGGTTATACAACTGCAATGTTTGGGAAACTGCATTTTGGCAATAACCCAAAAGGTATTGATGATTTTATGATTTTACCAGGACAGGGACATTATATTAATCCTGACTTTATCTCACAAAAAGGAGATACAACCATTACAGGATATGTAACCGACATTATTACTGACCTTACTTTAAATTGGCTGGACAAAAAAAGAGATAAAGAAAAACCATTTATGTTGATGTATTTACACAAAGCACCTCATAGAGCTTGGTGGCCAAGCCCAGAAAAATTCAAAGAGTTTTCTCAGCGAACATTTCCAGAACCAGCAACTTTATTTGATGATTATAATAACCGTGGATTGGCTGCAAAAACAGCTAAAATGAATATTAGAGACCAGATGCTTAGTTACGACAATAAAGTGTTTCCTGAAGCTATTGAAGAAATAGGCATGACAAATAATAATGCTAGAAATAAAAATTATTTTAAGAGAGCAGATTTTTCTCGACTAAACCCCAAGCAAAAATCTATGTACAAACCAATTCTAGATTCTATCACTCAAGACTTTAAAATGCACTGGCCTACCATGAGCAATCAAGAAAAGATGAGTTGGCAATATCAACGATATATTCAAGATTACTTGGCTTGTGTTTCTTCAGTAGATGATAATGTTGGTAGAGTGTTAGATTACTTAGATGAAAACGGATTAGCTGAAAACACAATCGTAATATATACTTCAGATCAAGGGTTTTACCTTGGAGAACACGGTTGGTTTGATAAACGATTTATTTATAACGAATCTTTTAAAACTCCGTTACTAATTCGTTGGCCAAACCAAATTACAGCCGGTACAACTAACGACGAAATGGTTCAAAATCTAGACTTTGCTCAAACATTTTTAGAGGCTGCACAAATTAAAACTCCAAACGATATGCAAGGAGAAAGTTTGATGCCTCTTTTAAAAGGAAATACGTTACAATGGAATCGTGAATCTGTTTACTATCATTATTATGAATATCCAGGTGGTCACTCCGTTAAAAGGCACTATGGCATTGTTACAAAAGAGTATAAACTGGCTCATTTTTATTATGACATAGATGAGTGGGAGTTGTATGATCGAATTAAAGACCCTCAAGAAATGACCAATGTTTATAATAATCCTGCTTATGCCAGTATCGTTGCTAAATTACATAAGAAGCTAGATAAGTTACGACTAAAATATAAAGATTCGCCAAAACTGGACCAGAAGTATATTGGTATTGCCAAATAG
- a CDS encoding DUF1871 family protein gives MNKEHIAKVKILLTEWNPLGDRATQISDLNNYETEAIDILWHIKSKNTTDQISKLIDSVLKSSFWNSCRSCKMQNYC, from the coding sequence ATGAACAAAGAACATATAGCTAAGGTAAAAATTTTATTAACTGAATGGAATCCACTTGGAGATAGAGCTACTCAAATAAGCGATTTAAATAATTACGAAACAGAAGCGATTGATATTCTGTGGCATATAAAAAGCAAAAATACTACAGATCAGATAAGTAAATTAATAGATTCTGTATTAAAATCAAGCTTTTGGAATTCATGTAGATCCTGTAAAATGCAAAATTATTGCTAA
- a CDS encoding sugar MFS transporter has translation MQQKNNTTAIVIIAGLFFIFGFVTWINGALIPFMKTINELTESQSYLVATASYISFVVMALPASYILGKIGYKKGMSLGLIIMAIGALVFIPAAEARTYWVFLAGIFIQGIGMTILQTAANPYITILGPIESGAKRIAIMGIANKVAGALGSLIFGALLLSGIDETKEKLAGATLEEKNVLLDTMADSVFMPYVVMAIALFLLGILIRKAPLPQVEAAEEPVLEEGKTAKTSIFQFPNLWLGVIALFVYVGAEVIAGDTIIAYGISLGFTGEEAKFFTTYTLMAMVATYALGVLLIPKYVKQKTALIASAVLGIVFSFCILSTTGFTSVLFVAALGIANALVWPAIWPLTLDGLGKFTKTGSALLIMAISGGAIIPPLYGRIVDANKHELIANGIQEAEAIATASTESYWILIPCYAIILFFAIWGHKIKNWSK, from the coding sequence ATGCAACAAAAAAACAACACGACAGCAATTGTAATTATTGCAGGACTATTTTTCATATTTGGGTTTGTAACGTGGATTAATGGTGCTTTAATTCCTTTTATGAAAACCATCAACGAGTTAACAGAATCGCAATCTTATTTAGTGGCGACAGCCTCTTATATTTCGTTTGTTGTAATGGCATTGCCAGCTTCCTATATTTTAGGTAAAATAGGGTATAAAAAAGGGATGTCTTTAGGGCTAATTATTATGGCCATTGGAGCTTTGGTATTTATACCAGCAGCAGAAGCAAGAACCTATTGGGTTTTTTTAGCAGGAATTTTTATTCAAGGAATAGGAATGACCATTTTACAAACCGCAGCCAATCCGTACATTACCATTTTGGGTCCAATAGAGAGTGGCGCCAAGCGAATTGCCATTATGGGAATAGCAAACAAAGTTGCAGGAGCATTAGGATCTTTAATTTTTGGAGCTTTATTGTTATCAGGAATCGATGAAACAAAAGAAAAATTAGCAGGCGCAACTTTAGAAGAAAAAAATGTGTTGTTAGATACCATGGCAGATAGCGTATTTATGCCTTATGTTGTAATGGCAATCGCCTTATTTTTATTAGGAATTTTAATAAGAAAAGCACCATTACCACAAGTAGAAGCCGCAGAAGAACCCGTTTTAGAAGAAGGGAAAACCGCCAAAACAAGCATTTTTCAATTCCCTAATTTATGGTTAGGAGTAATTGCTTTATTCGTTTATGTAGGTGCAGAAGTTATTGCAGGAGATACCATTATCGCTTACGGAATTTCCTTAGGATTTACAGGAGAAGAAGCAAAATTCTTTACCACCTATACCTTAATGGCAATGGTGGCAACCTATGCCTTAGGCGTTCTCTTAATTCCTAAATATGTAAAACAAAAAACAGCTTTAATCGCCAGTGCCGTTTTAGGAATTGTATTTAGTTTTTGCATATTAAGTACCACAGGTTTTACCTCAGTACTATTTGTTGCGGCTTTAGGGATTGCAAACGCTTTGGTTTGGCCAGCCATTTGGCCCCTAACTTTAGATGGTTTAGGAAAATTCACCAAAACAGGTTCTGCATTGTTAATTATGGCCATTTCAGGAGGGGCAATCATTCCGCCTTTGTATGGAAGAATTGTAGATGCCAACAAACACGAACTTATAGCCAATGGAATACAAGAAGCAGAGGCCATTGCAACAGCATCTACAGAAAGCTATTGGATTTTAATTCCTTGCTATGCAATTATCCTATTCTTTGCAATATGGGGTCATAAAATAAAAAATTGGAGTAAATAA
- a CDS encoding discoidin domain-containing protein, whose product MKKHLLLLLLLFTFLAKAQNSVKPTAITQIAGTSESALGLSLEDLITGSGLSSEPTTVADFATTTHANAWADSWATGNEGSPSYFADTADYPDVVFEINLGVAYNLTSFAYWGYPVLPANNPKTVVLQFSTDGGVTYTATENITLGSSVGSGDPIAIPHQSASWATPRKANFVKLTITDNHGGSRVGFAELRFGGDVAVAVPNDPSNLVATATSDSEITVSWDDNSDNETGFKLERKEGTGAYSEIATPAAGVTSYSDSGLNPSTIYSYRVKATNGDGDSIGSAEGGGATKASNGRPTILITPTSITQEAGNSEGCCGLSVGDMIDDSGLSVTPTVTNINTVTHSGNFGEGNAFATATDQAGGYFSASNPDPVFTLSLGNNYNVSSLVIWGYPLDPSAEAKSFKVEFSTDGGTTYAEGVENVTNSSSLGGNSNAAILTFSSVKTANFVRITFTDNHGGGRAALGEVKFVGALNEPLSLDSNSLSRIKVYPNPSSDYLFVSNIEDEGEAIIYNVFGKKIKSFKLSIGMEKINIKDLSTGIYMVSLNNAGKSLMKKIIKK is encoded by the coding sequence ATGAAAAAACATTTACTTTTATTATTGTTGCTTTTTACTTTTTTAGCAAAAGCACAAAATTCTGTAAAACCTACAGCAATTACTCAAATAGCAGGTACTTCCGAAAGTGCTTTAGGTTTGTCTTTGGAAGATCTTATTACAGGATCTGGTCTTAGTAGTGAGCCTACAACTGTTGCAGATTTCGCTACGACAACGCATGCAAATGCTTGGGCAGATAGTTGGGCAACAGGAAATGAAGGCTCGCCAAGTTATTTTGCAGATACAGCTGACTACCCTGATGTAGTTTTTGAAATAAATTTAGGAGTTGCTTATAATTTGACTTCATTTGCATATTGGGGCTATCCTGTACTTCCTGCGAACAATCCAAAAACGGTTGTTTTACAGTTTTCTACAGATGGAGGAGTCACTTACACGGCTACAGAAAATATTACTTTAGGGTCTTCTGTTGGGTCTGGAGATCCCATTGCAATTCCTCATCAATCTGCATCTTGGGCTACACCAAGAAAGGCTAATTTTGTAAAACTAACAATAACAGATAATCACGGAGGTAGTAGAGTTGGTTTCGCTGAACTGCGTTTTGGAGGAGATGTAGCAGTTGCAGTACCAAATGACCCTTCGAATTTAGTAGCTACAGCAACTTCTGATTCTGAAATTACTGTAAGTTGGGATGATAATTCAGATAATGAAACAGGTTTTAAATTAGAGCGTAAAGAAGGTACAGGTGCTTATTCTGAAATCGCAACACCAGCAGCAGGCGTTACAAGTTATAGTGATTCAGGTTTAAATCCTTCTACAATTTATTCATACAGAGTTAAAGCAACAAACGGAGATGGTGATTCAATTGGGAGTGCAGAAGGAGGAGGAGCAACCAAAGCTTCTAATGGAAGACCTACTATTTTAATAACGCCTACTTCTATTACGCAAGAAGCAGGCAATTCAGAAGGTTGTTGTGGATTGTCTGTTGGAGATATGATTGACGATTCAGGTTTATCTGTAACACCAACTGTAACAAATATAAATACGGTAACTCATTCAGGTAATTTTGGAGAAGGCAATGCTTTCGCGACAGCTACAGATCAAGCTGGAGGTTATTTTTCAGCATCAAATCCAGATCCAGTTTTTACATTAAGTTTAGGGAATAATTATAACGTATCATCTTTAGTTATTTGGGGATATCCTTTAGATCCAAGCGCAGAAGCTAAAAGTTTTAAGGTAGAATTTTCTACAGATGGAGGAACAACCTATGCAGAAGGTGTAGAAAACGTTACAAATTCGAGCTCTTTAGGAGGAAATAGTAATGCTGCCATTTTAACTTTTTCTAGTGTTAAAACAGCTAATTTTGTTAGAATTACTTTTACTGATAATCATGGTGGTGGTCGAGCAGCACTTGGTGAAGTTAAGTTTGTAGGTGCATTAAACGAGCCTTTATCTTTAGATTCTAATTCATTATCAAGAATTAAAGTATATCCTAACCCATCTAGTGATTATTTATTCGTATCTAATATTGAAGATGAAGGAGAGGCAATTATATATAATGTTTTTGGTAAAAAAATAAAAAGCTTTAAACTTTCCATAGGTATGGAAAAAATAAATATAAAAGATTTAAGTACTGGAATATATATGGTTTCATTAAATAATGCAGGTAAAAGTTTGATGAAAAAAATAATAAAAAAATAA
- the mnmE gene encoding tRNA uridine-5-carboxymethylaminomethyl(34) synthesis GTPase MnmE produces MTQQDTIIALATPSGVGAISVIRLSGEKSIEIVDAYFRSIKKGKSLKNQKTHTIHLGHIINNDVIIDEVLVSIFKNPNSYTGENVVEISCHGSSFIQQEIIQLFLQKGCRMADNGEFTMRAFLNGKMDLSQAEAVADVIASNSEASHKMAIQQMRGGITNELKDLRAQLLDFAALIELELDFSGEDVEFADRTKFKELVTKITFVLKRLIDSFAFGNAIKNGIPVAIIGEPNVGKSTLLNALLNEEKAIVSDIAGTTRDAIEDEIIINGVAFRFIDTAGIRETLDVVENIGIKKTYEKAENAQLIIFLINSEKFKVKSFEFKAEIKNIKKRFPNKRLLVVANKIDTLSNDEATTLSTEIENLIPLSAKNKTGIDKLKAELTSLVNIGALSNNETIVTNSRHFEALNNALEAITSVKQGIDLEISTDLFSIDIRECLRHLGNITGEYDVDKDILGHIFGNFCIGK; encoded by the coding sequence ATGACACAACAAGACACCATTATCGCTTTGGCAACTCCTTCTGGAGTTGGTGCCATTTCCGTAATTCGGCTTTCTGGAGAAAAATCCATCGAAATTGTAGATGCATATTTTAGGTCTATAAAAAAAGGCAAATCTCTTAAAAATCAAAAAACACACACCATTCATCTAGGGCATATTATTAACAACGACGTTATAATTGATGAAGTTTTAGTGTCTATTTTTAAAAATCCGAATTCTTATACTGGCGAAAATGTGGTCGAAATTTCTTGCCATGGTTCTAGTTTTATTCAACAAGAAATCATTCAACTTTTTTTACAAAAAGGGTGTAGAATGGCAGATAACGGAGAGTTTACCATGCGTGCATTTTTAAACGGAAAAATGGATTTATCGCAAGCGGAAGCTGTTGCAGATGTGATTGCTTCAAATTCCGAAGCAAGCCATAAAATGGCGATTCAGCAAATGCGTGGTGGAATTACCAACGAATTAAAAGACTTACGTGCCCAATTGTTAGATTTTGCAGCTTTAATTGAATTAGAACTCGATTTTTCTGGAGAAGATGTAGAATTCGCCGATAGAACAAAATTTAAAGAATTGGTAACAAAAATAACCTTTGTTTTAAAACGATTAATTGATTCTTTTGCCTTTGGAAACGCTATAAAAAACGGAATTCCTGTGGCTATTATTGGCGAACCAAATGTTGGAAAATCGACTCTTTTAAATGCCTTATTAAACGAAGAAAAAGCGATTGTTTCCGACATTGCAGGAACCACTAGAGATGCTATCGAAGACGAAATAATTATTAATGGCGTGGCTTTTCGTTTTATCGATACTGCAGGAATTAGAGAAACTTTAGATGTTGTAGAAAACATCGGGATTAAAAAAACCTACGAAAAGGCAGAAAATGCCCAGTTAATTATCTTTCTTATCAATTCAGAAAAATTTAAAGTAAAAAGTTTCGAGTTTAAAGCTGAAATTAAAAACATAAAAAAACGCTTCCCAAATAAACGTTTATTAGTAGTTGCTAATAAAATAGACACACTTTCGAATGATGAAGCCACTACTCTATCTACCGAAATCGAAAATCTAATTCCTTTGTCTGCAAAAAATAAAACAGGTATTGATAAACTAAAAGCAGAGTTGACTTCTCTAGTTAATATTGGGGCTTTAAGTAATAACGAAACGATTGTTACCAATTCTCGTCATTTTGAAGCGCTGAATAATGCTTTGGAAGCAATTACATCTGTAAAACAAGGCATTGATCTTGAAATATCAACAGATTTATTTTCTATTGATATTCGCGAATGCTTGCGCCATCTTGGCAATATTACTGGTGAGTATGATGTAGATAAAGATATTTTAGGGCATATTTTTGGGAATTTTTGTATCGGGAAGTAA
- the nagB gene encoding glucosamine-6-phosphate deaminase produces MLKSKIDKATGFEKRFENIGTVVFEDSREASAQVAKEIADLIKVKQSQKQPCILGLATGSSPKGLYAELVRLHKEEGLSFKNVISFNLDEYYPMEPDSVNSYVRFMQEQLFNHVDILPENYHIPDGTLSKEEIRDYCDQYEAKIEALGGIDLQILGIGGNGHIGFNESGSLQNSKTRLVALDHITRVAASGDFSGLENTPRTAITLGVKKIMEAKRVILLAWGERKSNIIKASVEDEVTSLVPASYLQEHRNATFVLDKAAASKLTRINTPWLVEKIVWTDHLIRKAVLSLALNLKKPILMLTDADYIENGMSDLLADSGPAYDINIKIFNKLQNTITGWPGGKPNADDSKRPERAEPTKKRVLIFSPHPDDDIISMGGTFKRLHEQGHEVHVGYQTSGNIAVADDEALRFASFVCDYNEKFGIDNTEATKIYKKAVKFLKNKKSSEIDTPEVRYIKGLIRKGEARATCHFVGLPDAQIHFMNLPFYETGAIKKNPIGVGDVEITKDLIEKIKPHQIYAAGDLADPHGTHKVCLDAIFAAVKELKPKKFMEDCWVWLYRGAWQEWGIDEIEMAVPMGPDQVLEKRKGIFKHQSQKDGVVFQGSDSREFWQRAEDRNRETAELYDKLGLSHYAAMEAFVRWHY; encoded by the coding sequence ATGTTAAAAAGTAAAATAGACAAAGCCACCGGATTCGAGAAAAGATTCGAGAATATTGGAACTGTAGTTTTCGAAGATTCAAGAGAAGCATCAGCACAAGTTGCAAAAGAAATTGCAGATTTAATTAAAGTAAAGCAGTCGCAAAAACAACCTTGTATTTTGGGGTTAGCAACAGGTTCTTCTCCCAAAGGCTTGTATGCAGAACTGGTTCGTTTACATAAAGAAGAAGGCTTAAGTTTTAAGAACGTAATTTCTTTTAATTTAGATGAATATTACCCAATGGAACCCGACTCTGTAAATAGTTACGTGCGTTTTATGCAAGAACAACTGTTCAATCATGTCGATATTTTACCAGAGAATTACCACATTCCAGATGGCACCTTGTCAAAAGAAGAAATTCGAGATTATTGCGACCAATATGAAGCAAAGATAGAAGCTTTAGGTGGTATCGATTTACAGATTTTAGGAATTGGAGGCAATGGGCACATTGGTTTTAACGAATCTGGTTCTCTTCAAAATTCAAAAACACGTTTAGTTGCTTTAGACCATATCACAAGAGTGGCTGCAAGTGGCGATTTTTCTGGATTAGAAAACACGCCAAGAACGGCAATTACATTGGGAGTAAAAAAAATTATGGAAGCCAAAAGAGTTATTTTATTGGCTTGGGGAGAAAGAAAATCGAACATCATAAAAGCTTCAGTAGAAGACGAAGTAACCAGTTTGGTACCTGCATCGTATTTACAAGAACATAGAAATGCCACGTTTGTATTAGACAAAGCAGCAGCATCTAAACTCACAAGAATCAATACGCCTTGGTTGGTAGAAAAAATTGTTTGGACAGATCATTTAATTCGAAAAGCAGTATTAAGTTTGGCTTTAAACTTAAAAAAGCCCATTTTAATGCTAACAGATGCCGATTATATCGAAAACGGAATGAGTGATTTGTTGGCAGATTCTGGCCCCGCTTACGACATTAACATTAAAATATTCAATAAATTACAAAACACCATTACAGGTTGGCCTGGAGGAAAGCCCAATGCAGACGATAGTAAACGACCAGAAAGAGCAGAACCGACCAAGAAACGAGTGTTAATTTTTAGTCCACACCCAGATGATGATATCATTAGTATGGGAGGAACTTTTAAAAGATTGCACGAACAAGGTCACGAAGTACATGTAGGATATCAAACTTCAGGAAATATTGCAGTAGCAGATGATGAAGCATTGCGTTTTGCAAGTTTTGTATGCGATTATAACGAGAAATTTGGCATCGACAATACAGAAGCAACAAAAATTTATAAAAAAGCAGTTAAATTTTTAAAGAACAAAAAGTCGAGTGAAATAGATACCCCAGAAGTAAGGTACATTAAAGGCTTAATTAGAAAAGGCGAAGCCAGAGCCACTTGCCATTTTGTAGGTTTACCAGATGCTCAAATTCATTTTATGAACCTGCCGTTTTATGAGACAGGTGCCATAAAAAAGAATCCAATAGGAGTTGGCGATGTAGAAATAACCAAAGATCTAATAGAAAAAATAAAACCACACCAAATTTATGCAGCAGGCGATTTGGCAGACCCACATGGAACGCATAAAGTTTGTTTAGATGCTATTTTTGCAGCGGTAAAAGAATTAAAGCCAAAGAAATTTATGGAAGATTGTTGGGTTTGGTTGTACAGAGGCGCTTGGCAAGAATGGGGTATAGATGAGATAGAAATGGCAGTTCCAATGGGTCCAGACCAGGTATTGGAAAAGCGAAAAGGAATTTTTAAACATCAATCACAAAAAGATGGTGTTGTTTTTCAAGGCTCAGATAGTAGAGAGTTTTGGCAACGAGCAGAAGATAGAAACAGAGAAACCGCAGAGTTATACGATAAATTAGGCCTGTCTCATTACGCAGCAATGGAAGCATTTGTAAGGTGGCATTATTAG
- a CDS encoding DUF4870 domain-containing protein: MKEDKQLLVITHLSQLLDFVSGIGGFIVPLVLWLTKKDDVIGMDFHGKAILNFRISMFLYILICIPLILLLGLGVIGLIVIGLFYLIFPIINAIKASNNEPPNYPFSIQFIK, translated from the coding sequence ATGAAAGAAGACAAACAACTCCTTGTAATAACACATCTTAGTCAATTATTAGATTTCGTAAGCGGTATAGGAGGTTTTATCGTTCCATTAGTTTTGTGGCTTACAAAAAAAGACGATGTTATAGGAATGGATTTTCACGGAAAAGCGATTTTAAATTTCCGAATTTCCATGTTTTTATACATCTTAATTTGTATTCCACTTATTTTATTATTGGGGTTGGGGGTTATAGGATTAATCGTTATCGGACTTTTTTACCTAATATTTCCAATTATAAATGCTATAAAAGCCAGTAATAACGAACCTCCAAATTATCCATTTAGCATTCAATTTATAAAATAA
- a CDS encoding N-acetylglucosamine kinase, with protein sequence MIIIADSGSTKCDWAVVDGKKEVLKIRTAGINPRLISETEINNIINGSNELEFIKDKIYEVCFYGAGCASEKSKNSIKSILKKYFNNAKNVLVKEDLSAAVFGTTTEAGVVCILGTGSNCCYFDGKEIHVKQASLGYSVMDEGSGNYFGKKLLNAYFYNKMPLELHEKFKKSFDLSLESVLKGLYENENPSAFLASFASFLIKNKSEPYIMDIIRKGIKELFSNLIMCYKEELKTKRLYFVGSIAYYLQVEIIEEAKNRNISVRSFVRRPIDNIIENMKTIDS encoded by the coding sequence ATGATAATAATAGCTGATAGTGGTTCTACAAAGTGCGATTGGGCTGTAGTCGATGGAAAAAAAGAAGTACTTAAAATAAGAACAGCAGGTATAAATCCAAGACTTATTTCAGAAACAGAAATTAATAACATTATTAATGGAAGTAACGAATTGGAATTTATAAAAGATAAAATCTACGAAGTTTGTTTTTACGGAGCTGGTTGTGCATCTGAAAAATCTAAAAATAGTATTAAAAGTATCTTAAAAAAGTATTTTAATAATGCAAAAAACGTACTTGTTAAAGAAGATTTAAGTGCGGCAGTTTTTGGAACTACAACAGAAGCTGGTGTTGTATGTATATTAGGAACAGGTTCTAATTGCTGTTATTTTGATGGAAAAGAGATTCACGTAAAACAAGCTTCTTTAGGATATTCTGTTATGGATGAAGGAAGTGGTAACTATTTTGGAAAAAAATTATTAAATGCATATTTTTATAATAAAATGCCTTTAGAATTACATGAGAAATTTAAAAAAAGCTTTGATTTATCTTTAGAATCTGTTTTAAAAGGGCTTTATGAGAATGAAAATCCGAGTGCTTTTTTAGCTAGTTTTGCTAGTTTCTTAATTAAAAATAAATCTGAACCCTACATTATGGATATTATAAGAAAGGGAATAAAAGAACTGTTTTCTAACCTTATAATGTGTTATAAGGAAGAACTAAAAACAAAGAGATTGTATTTTGTAGGTTCTATCGCTTATTATTTACAAGTTGAAATTATAGAAGAAGCAAAGAATAGGAATATTTCTGTTAGATCTTTTGTAAGAAGACCAATAGACAACATTATTGAAAATATGAAAACAATCGATTCTTAA
- a CDS encoding mechanosensitive ion channel family protein, with translation MNKVLEKLEAWKELFIKNIPNLAIALVVLVISYFASRAMNKIVNKTIGRRISQKSVRDLVSRVASAITILAGLYLAMTVLKFDDTLKTMVSAAGVSGIVIGLALQGTLSNTISGVVLSFRKNLNIGNWVETSGYSGEVIDINLNYFVLKEADNNMVVIPNKTILESPFKNYSLTTKMRIAIECGVEYGADLEKVEELTKNVIGTHFDQEKIGKNVEFYYTEFGDSSINFLCRFWVDSENALEKLKAKSKAIIEIKKAFDAEDINIPFPMRTLEFVPNNKLNLSQVSKEKKKEVKEEEIEENVY, from the coding sequence ATGAATAAAGTTCTAGAAAAATTAGAAGCCTGGAAAGAGCTGTTTATAAAGAATATACCCAATTTGGCTATTGCATTGGTTGTTTTGGTAATTTCGTATTTCGCTTCCAGAGCAATGAATAAAATTGTTAACAAAACAATTGGAAGAAGAATTAGCCAAAAATCGGTTAGAGATTTGGTATCGAGAGTTGCATCTGCAATTACCATTTTAGCTGGTTTGTATTTGGCGATGACTGTTTTAAAATTCGACGATACCTTAAAAACAATGGTTTCTGCAGCTGGGGTTTCTGGTATTGTTATTGGTTTGGCTTTGCAAGGTACGTTATCGAACACCATTTCTGGTGTGGTACTGTCTTTTAGAAAAAACTTAAACATAGGAAATTGGGTAGAAACAAGCGGATATTCTGGAGAAGTTATCGATATTAACTTAAATTATTTTGTTTTAAAAGAAGCCGATAACAATATGGTAGTAATTCCTAACAAAACTATTTTAGAAAGCCCTTTTAAAAATTATTCTTTAACTACAAAAATGAGAATTGCTATTGAATGTGGTGTAGAATATGGTGCCGATTTAGAAAAAGTAGAAGAATTAACCAAAAATGTAATCGGCACTCATTTCGATCAAGAAAAAATTGGTAAAAATGTTGAATTTTACTACACAGAATTTGGCGATAGCTCAATTAATTTTTTATGTAGATTTTGGGTAGATTCCGAAAATGCTTTGGAAAAATTAAAGGCAAAAAGCAAGGCTATTATAGAAATTAAAAAAGCTTTTGATGCGGAAGATATTAACATTCCATTCCCAATGAGAACTTTAGAATTTGTACCCAACAATAAATTAAACTTGTCGCAAGTTTCTAAAGAAAAGAAAAAAGAAGTCAAAGAAGAAGAAATAGAAGAGAATGTTTATTAA